In the genome of Brachionichthys hirsutus isolate HB-005 chromosome 23, CSIRO-AGI_Bhir_v1, whole genome shotgun sequence, one region contains:
- the cct7 gene encoding T-complex protein 1 subunit eta isoform X2: MMSTPVILLKEGTDTSQGVPQLVSNINACQVIAEAVRTTLGPRGMDKLMVDGRGKATISNDGATILKLLDVVHPAAKTLVDIARSQDAEVGDGTTSVTLLAAEFLKQLKPYVEEGLHPQTIIRAFRNATALAVAKIKEIAVPVKKGDKREQRHLLEKCAATALNSKLIAGQKDFFSKMAVDAVMSLDELLLLKMIGIKKVQGGGLEDSQLVSGVAFKKTFSYAGFEMQPKRYEGPKIALLNVELELKAEKDNAEVRVKSVEDYQAIVDAEWNILYDKLEKIHRSGAKVVLSKLPIGDVATQYFADRDLFCAGRVQEEDLRRTMMACGGSIQTSVGAMTDDVLGQCELFEEVQVGGERYNFFKGCPKAKTCTIILRGGAEQFTEETERSLHDAIMIVRRAIKNDTIVAGGGAIEMELSKYLRDYSRTIPGKQQLLIGAYAKALEIIPRQLCDNAGFDATNILNKLRAKHAQGGVWFGVDINNEDIADNFAACVWEPSIVRINALTAASEAACLILSVDETIKNPRSSMDGPPGGAGRGRGRGRPHAH, encoded by the exons ATGATG TCCACACCGGTTATCCTGCTGAAGGAGGGGACGGACACGTCTCAGGGTGTCCCCCAGCTCGTCAGTAACATCAACGCCTGCCAG GTGATTGCCGAGGCCGTCAGGACGACCTTGGGTCCCCGGGGGATGGACAAGCTGATGGTGGACGGTAGAG GCAAGGCCACGATCTCCAACGACGGCGCCACCATCCTGAAGCTGCTGGACGTGGTTCACCCCGCGGCCAAGACCCTGGTGGACATCGCCCGCTCGCAGGACGCCGAG GTCGGGGACGGCACCACCTCCGTCACCCTCCTGGCTGCAGAGTTCCTGAAGCAGCTGAAGCCGTACGTGGAGGAGGGGCTCCACCCCCAGACCATCATCAGGGCGTTCCGCAACGCCACCGCCCTCGCCGTCGCCAAGATCAAGGAGATCGCCGTCCCCGTGAAGAAGGGCGATAAGCG ggaacagcgccacctgctggagaaaTGTGCAGCCACCGCCCTCAACTCCAAGCTCATCGCCGGCCAGAAGGACTTCTTCTCTAAAATGGCCGTGGATGCCGTGATGTCTCTGGACGAGCTGCTGTTGCTGAAGATGATCGGCATCAAGAAGGTCCAGGGGGGCGGCCTTGAg GACTCCCAGTTGGTCTCCGGCGTTGCGTTCAAGAAGACCTTCTCCTACGCCGGCTTCGAGATGCAGCCGAAACGCTACGAGGGTCCAAAGATCGCGTTGCTCAACGTGGAGCTCGAGCTGAAGGCCGAGAAGGACAACGCCGAGGTCCGCGTGAAGTCGGTGGAG GACTACCAGGCCATCGTCGACGCGGAGTGGAACATCCTGTACGACAAGCTGGAGAAGATCCATCGGTCGGGGGCCAAGGTGGTTCTGTCCAAGCTGCCCATCGGCGACGTGGCCACCCAGTACTTCGCCGACAGAGACCTGTTCTGTGCCGGGagggtgcaggaggaggacctgAGGAGAACCATGATG GCCTGCGGCGGATCCATCCAGACGTCGGTCGGTGCCATGACGGACGACGTTCTGGGGCAGTGCGAGCTCTTTGAAGAGGTCCAGGTCGGAGGAGAGAG GTATAACTTCTTTAAGGGGTGTCCGAAGGCCAAGACGTGCACCATCATCCTGAGGGGCGGGGCGGAGCAGTTCACCGAGGAGACGGAGCGATCGCTGCACGACGCCATCATGATCGTACGCAGAGCTATCAAG AACGACACCATCGTAGCGGGGGGAGGAGCCATTGAGATGGAGCTGTCCAAGTACCTCCGGGATTACTCCCGGACCATCCCCgggaagcagcagctgctgatcgGGGCCTACGCCAAAGCCCTCGAGATCATTCCCAGGCAGCTGTGCGACAACGCCGGCTTCGATGCCACCAACATCCTGAATAAACTACGAGCCAAACACGCTCAG GGGGGCGTGTGGTTCGGCGTGGACATCAACAACGAGGACATCGCGGACAACTTCGCCGCCTGCGTCTGGGAGCCGTCCATCGTGCGGATCAACGCTCTGACGGCGGCGTCGGAAGCGGCGTGTCTCATTCTGTCGGTGGACGAGACGATCAAGAACCCACGCAGCTCTATGGACGGACCCCCAGGTGGCGCCGGCAGGGGCAGAGGCCGCGGGAGACCTCACGCTCACTGA
- the cct7 gene encoding T-complex protein 1 subunit eta isoform X1, producing the protein MMSTPVILLKEGTDTSQGVPQLVSNINACQVIAEAVRTTLGPRGMDKLMVDGRGKATISNDGATILKLLDVVHPAAKTLVDIARSQDAEVGDGTTSVTLLAAEFLKQLKPYVEEGLHPQTIIRAFRNATALAVAKIKEIAVPVKKGDKREQRHLLEKCAATALNSKLIAGQKDFFSKMAVDAVMSLDELLLLKMIGIKKVQGGGLEDSQLVSGVAFKKTFSYAGFEMQPKRYEGPKIALLNVELELKAEKDNAEVRVKSVEDYQAIVDAEWNILYDKLEKIHRSGAKVVLSKLPIGDVATQYFADRDLFCAGRVQEEDLRRTMMACGGSIQTSVGAMTDDVLGQCELFEEVQVGGERYNFFKGCPKAKTCTIILRGGAEQFTEETERSLHDAIMIVRRAIKNDTIVAGGGAIEMELSKYLRDYSRTIPGKQQLLIGAYAKALEIIPRQLCDNAGFDATNILNKLRAKHAQVTKGGVWFGVDINNEDIADNFAACVWEPSIVRINALTAASEAACLILSVDETIKNPRSSMDGPPGGAGRGRGRGRPHAH; encoded by the exons ATGATG TCCACACCGGTTATCCTGCTGAAGGAGGGGACGGACACGTCTCAGGGTGTCCCCCAGCTCGTCAGTAACATCAACGCCTGCCAG GTGATTGCCGAGGCCGTCAGGACGACCTTGGGTCCCCGGGGGATGGACAAGCTGATGGTGGACGGTAGAG GCAAGGCCACGATCTCCAACGACGGCGCCACCATCCTGAAGCTGCTGGACGTGGTTCACCCCGCGGCCAAGACCCTGGTGGACATCGCCCGCTCGCAGGACGCCGAG GTCGGGGACGGCACCACCTCCGTCACCCTCCTGGCTGCAGAGTTCCTGAAGCAGCTGAAGCCGTACGTGGAGGAGGGGCTCCACCCCCAGACCATCATCAGGGCGTTCCGCAACGCCACCGCCCTCGCCGTCGCCAAGATCAAGGAGATCGCCGTCCCCGTGAAGAAGGGCGATAAGCG ggaacagcgccacctgctggagaaaTGTGCAGCCACCGCCCTCAACTCCAAGCTCATCGCCGGCCAGAAGGACTTCTTCTCTAAAATGGCCGTGGATGCCGTGATGTCTCTGGACGAGCTGCTGTTGCTGAAGATGATCGGCATCAAGAAGGTCCAGGGGGGCGGCCTTGAg GACTCCCAGTTGGTCTCCGGCGTTGCGTTCAAGAAGACCTTCTCCTACGCCGGCTTCGAGATGCAGCCGAAACGCTACGAGGGTCCAAAGATCGCGTTGCTCAACGTGGAGCTCGAGCTGAAGGCCGAGAAGGACAACGCCGAGGTCCGCGTGAAGTCGGTGGAG GACTACCAGGCCATCGTCGACGCGGAGTGGAACATCCTGTACGACAAGCTGGAGAAGATCCATCGGTCGGGGGCCAAGGTGGTTCTGTCCAAGCTGCCCATCGGCGACGTGGCCACCCAGTACTTCGCCGACAGAGACCTGTTCTGTGCCGGGagggtgcaggaggaggacctgAGGAGAACCATGATG GCCTGCGGCGGATCCATCCAGACGTCGGTCGGTGCCATGACGGACGACGTTCTGGGGCAGTGCGAGCTCTTTGAAGAGGTCCAGGTCGGAGGAGAGAG GTATAACTTCTTTAAGGGGTGTCCGAAGGCCAAGACGTGCACCATCATCCTGAGGGGCGGGGCGGAGCAGTTCACCGAGGAGACGGAGCGATCGCTGCACGACGCCATCATGATCGTACGCAGAGCTATCAAG AACGACACCATCGTAGCGGGGGGAGGAGCCATTGAGATGGAGCTGTCCAAGTACCTCCGGGATTACTCCCGGACCATCCCCgggaagcagcagctgctgatcgGGGCCTACGCCAAAGCCCTCGAGATCATTCCCAGGCAGCTGTGCGACAACGCCGGCTTCGATGCCACCAACATCCTGAATAAACTACGAGCCAAACACGCTCAGGTAACCAAG GGGGGCGTGTGGTTCGGCGTGGACATCAACAACGAGGACATCGCGGACAACTTCGCCGCCTGCGTCTGGGAGCCGTCCATCGTGCGGATCAACGCTCTGACGGCGGCGTCGGAAGCGGCGTGTCTCATTCTGTCGGTGGACGAGACGATCAAGAACCCACGCAGCTCTATGGACGGACCCCCAGGTGGCGCCGGCAGGGGCAGAGGCCGCGGGAGACCTCACGCTCACTGA